The Nostoc cf. commune SO-36 genomic sequence GTTGAGACTGTACTGAATTTCGCCCAAACTCTCACATTTAAGGGTAAAAATCCGGTGGTCACATTGGTAGAAACAGTTTATTCTACAGGAGTTAAACTTACTACCTCCGCTATGGCAGAAATTGAAACACAGATTCACCGCCTCCCCAATCTCAGAAAATGGTTTGTAGAAATTTTTGCTAAACCCACATAGCTATTGGATCATTTTTTTTGTGGAGTTCTCTAAACCCAATTTTTCGGTAAAAACTCATCATCTGTGACTTCTGCTAGCTGGTATGGACAGTTCAGAGGAAAGGATTCCATTGACAAGCCAGTTTCAGCTTTTGCTTGCTTAACTGCTTGTGCATAACACTCAGCAAAAACTATTTCAAGATAAGATTTGAGACTAGGTGAATCATCTAGAGCTTCTTTGACACGTCTACGATGTTCAATGATGCTTCTTTCCCAGCTACCACTTCTTTTGTCGGGCTGAAATTGCCATTTGAGCAAATGCATCAGAATTACAATCAGATTACTCTTGAGACTCCGGCGCTCACTCCTTCCCATATCGGCAATTTCTTCAATTAGGTTCTCCCACTCAACGTTTGCGTAATCCTGACTTTGCAACTTTTCTACAGTCGTTTCTATCCATTGCAAGTAATCAGTCTCATATAGGGTTTGGGAATGCGCCTTTAGGGAAGACATGGCAGTTTCCATCGGAAATGGTTAGATAATTTTTCGATATCTTTACAATTAACATCGGTGCGTTAAAAAAGTGTAACGCACCTTACGGATTCTAAGAATTGGGAGATATTAGTTTTGTCATACGTTGGCTACCAAGATTTGTTTGCCGTTAACAAGTTCTTCAAAGTCAAACGAACCATCAATACGAGGTAGTTTAGGTGGTTTGCCAAAACCTTTTCCACCACTGCGTTTTACCTTTGCCATCACTCACCTGACTTTTAGAGGTCATTTATCAAGTAAAAATCAAATTATTGCATCCTATCCCATCACGCAAGTCCAACTAACTTGGCGCTTAGTTCCCACATTCGCTTGGATTTTTCGTCATCACGGGCTTGAGGAGAGACTTTTTGAACGAAGGATTTGCCATCTTTCTTCTGGCGATTTCCCCAACTCCAGTAGACACCGGATTGATTATATTCAGGATCGGCAACTACCGCAGCAACCCTTTCTCCCGCCAACTCCTGAGACACATATCCCCCAGTGATGTACTTTTGGAATAATGGGAAGATTTTCTGAAACAAGGGATAGTGGTTTCTAAATAGCGGTGTTTCTGCAACACATCCCGGATAGAGAGAATTGAAGACGATACCGGTTGACTCGTGATAACGATCATGCAGTTCCCGCATAGTCAGCACATTACAAACCTTACTGTCTTTGTAAGCTTTGACTGGTTCAAATTTCTTGCCATCAATCATCGAGATTGGCTCTTTAAACCCTTCTGCAAAGCCTTGCAAATCACCTAAGTCGGGACGCGGTGGAATCTTCCCACCCAGTTCGTCTGGATTGTGAGTCACAGTTCCTAAAATGACAAGCCTTGGTTCTAAAGATGATTTCTTCAGATCCTCTAGCATCAGGTTGCACAATAGAAAATGACCAAGATGATTTGTGGCAACGCTTAACTCGTAGCCTTCTGGACTGCGTAACGGCTCCTTTATTAAGGGCATATAAATTGCGGCATTGCACACCAAAGCGTCTAAAGACCTTCCAGTTGCTCGGAAGTTATTCACAAACTGTCGAACGCTATCTAAAGAGGCAAGGTCAATATGTATGCTGGTATAACTGTTGTAGGGGATTTCCACACTTTGAGCAGCTTTTTGTGCCTTAGCTAAATCTCGACAGGCCAATACCACATACCATCCTCTTTGAGCAAGAGCTTTTGCCGCATACAAACCCACCCCTGAAGAAGTACCCGTAATTACAACCGTTGGCTTATGATGTTGTTCCATTATCTTCGCTTTTTATTGACTGTCTCTAGGATCTCACACCAGTGAACCATTATTGTCGCCAGCTTTTTCAAGGTTGTATTACATTATTTTTTAGGTATTTAGACCACACTGAAATGGAGAGTAGAGAATAAGAAGTAGGGAGTGGCGTAGTTGAATTACTTGAAAGGCACTGTAAGCGGAACTAACCTCGTACTCTAAGTAAGAGAGAATAATCTTTAAGAAAAAATATATAATTATTTATGAGCTATTATTAGGTGTTGATTGTATCAATACAATCTTTACTTTTTTGTTTTTAAGTATTTTTTCAGATATATTATACTACTAAGCTGAAAAGTAAACTTGCTAGCTGTTTAACTATTTATACACCGTGGATGAGCTTCTGGAATCTGTTAAAAAAATCCTACAAGACAAGCCTCTCGGTTCTATTCAGTTGTTTGTGCTTAATCAATCCTGGTTAGGCAAAACTTACAGTGAAATGGCAGAGGAATCTGGCTACGGCAACAATTACATCAAGGAAATCGGCTCTGAGTTGTGGCAAGACCTTTCTGTCGCGCTTGGAAGAAGAGTAACGAAAAAAAATCTACACTTAGCTTTGAAGAAACACCTGCAATCTGAGATTGGTGTTCAGGAGAATTTTCTCGAACCAAAGTTAGGCGAAGAATCTAGCTTAGAAATAGTTTCTCCAGACTTATTTTCAGCAAGTAATATAGAATTTCCTAGCGGCCCCGTAGCACTTGGTTCTCCTCTTTATATCAACCGCCCTCCCCTAGAAGAACTTGTTTGTCACGAGCTTTTATACCCTGGTGCTTTAATCCGAATCAAAGCACCTAGAAAGATGGGAAAAAGTTCCCTGCTCAATCGGATGATTGCTTATGCTAAAGAGCAAGATTATAAAATTGTCTATTTGGATTTTCAAGAAGCTGATCAAGACGTTTTTGCTTGCCTGGATAAATTTTTGCGTTGGTTTTCTGTGAATGTCAGCAGACAGTTAAATCTCCTTCCCTGTTTAGATGATTTTTGGGATACGGAAATGGGCAGCAAGGTAAGCTGCAAAATCTATTTTGAAGCATATCTGCTGCAACATATTGAGCAAAGTCCTGTGGTTTTGGCTTTAAATGAAGTCCATCGAATTTTTGAACATCCTAATATTGCCCAAGACTTTCTGCCAATGTTGCGATTTTGGCATGAACAAGCAAAACAAGATCCAATCTGGCAAAAGTTGCGGATGGTAGTAGTTCACACAACAGATATTTATATTCCGCTTCAGCTTAACCAATCGCCTTTCAATGTTGGGATAACAATTACACTGCCACCATTTACCCTCAAGCAGTTACAAAATTCAGCTTTACGCTACGGACTCGATTGTGCAGCAGATTCGGAAGGGGCAAAACGCCTTGCACCTCTACACGCAATGGTAGGAGGACATCCCTATCTAGTTAACCTTGCATTTTATCATCTATGTCAGGGGGAAATGACGTTGGAGTTATTACTAGAAACTGCATCTACACCGGTAGGAATTTACGGCCAGCATTTACGAGAATTGTTGACTCTACTGCAAAAAGAACCAGAATTAATGTTAGCTATGCAACAGGTAATTGCAACAGATAAAAAAGTGGAGTTAGACGCGATCGCTGCTTACAAACTAGAAAGTATGGGGTTGGTTCAACTTAACGGCAATCAAGCTAGTGCCATGTGTGAATTATATCGTCTTTATTTTACTCAACAGTTGGGAATGCAAAATGCTAATCCTCCTAGCATTTTTTAAATTAGTTTCGAGGGTTCGTAGTAAGCACTTTATTGCTTATAATTTAATGATTATAAAATCAAGACTAAAGTCTTTACTACAAACTTGCTTACCCATCAATATTATAATTATATGAAATTTTTTAATTGTTCCAGCAAGAGTTTGTTGATTTAGATGTAAAACGTAAAATAAATTTAAAATTAAATGAAAAATTATCGATACCAAGTTGGCGGTACACTCACCAGTGATGCTCCTAGCTATGTTGAGCGTAAAGCAGATGTGGAACTTTACGAAGCCTTGAAGCAGGGGGAATTTTGCTACATTCTGAGCAGTAGGCAAATGGGCAAATCCTCACTTTTGGTAAAAACGAAACATCGCTTCCAACAAGAGGGCTTCAGATGTGCCACCGTTGATATGACTAATATTGGTTGTGAAAATATAACTCCAGAGCAGTGGTACAAAGGAGTTGTAGGAGACTTGTGGTTGAGTTTTAAACTCTTAGGAAAAGTCAACTTGAAAACTTGGTGGCAAGAACAAAATGACATTTCTTTGGTTCAAAAATTCAGTCGGTTTATTTCGGAAATTTTGTTAGTTCAGTTTCCTAACGAAAGATTATTTATTTTCATTGATGAAATTGATAGTATTCTCAGCCTCGATTTCTCTGTTGATGACTTTTTTAACTTAATTCGTTTTTGTTATAACCAACGAGCAATTGATCCAGAGTATAATCGGATTACCTTTGCAATTTTTGGCGTTGCAACACCTTCAGACTTAATTTTATATCGGAATCACACTACTTCGTTTAATCTTGGTAAAGCCATACAAGTAAATGGTTTTACATTTGAAGAAGCTCAACCACTATCTTTGGGATTAGATATTAAAGACAATCATCCCCAAAAACTTTTGAAAGAAATATTAGCTTGGACAGAAGGGCAACCATTTCTTACTCAAAAGCTGTGCCGACTGCTTGTAAATTTATCTCAAGATGATATGGCTAGAAAGCTCAAAATTCCCCCTGGTACAGAAGAATTTTGGATAGAAAATGTAGTGCGATCGCACATCATCGATAAGTGGGAATCACAAGATGAACCAGAGCATTTACGGACAGTTCGCGATCGCCTCCTCAGAAATGAAGAAATTGCCGCTAGATTGCTAGGAATTTATCAACAAATTCTCCAAGGAATAAAAGTATCAGCCGACGATAGCAGAGAACAGGTAGAACTGTTGCTTTCTGGTTTAGTAATCAAAAAGCAAGGTTTTCTCAAAATAAAAAACCGAATTTATCAAGAAGTTTTCAATTTAGAATGGGTTAGAAAAAAACTAGCTTACTTGCGCCCCTACTACGAAACCTTCAATGCATGGGTAGCCTCAAAGGAAAAGGATGAGTCTCGCTTATTGCGCGGACAAGCCTTGATTGATGCCCAAAGTTGGGCAAATGGTAAAAGCTTGAGTAACTTAGATTATCGATTTTTAGCTGCTAGTGAAGAATTAGATCGGCGAGAAGTGCAGCAGGCATTAGAGGCTGAACGTGCTAAAGAAGTCGAAGCACGATTAGCAGAACAACAAAAAAGGCTGGCTCAACAAAAGAAAAATGCCACAATAGTGACACTTTTACTCGTGGGCATGACAATCAAGTTGGTGATTTCTTTAGTGTGGGGAGTGTCACTTTTACGAAAGATTGATGCTTTAGAATCACAGTTAAAATGTACCCAGATAGGACATCAAAACAAAGAGATAACTGCAAATTCTCGGTTAGATGGATGCTAAAGTTAATTTTAGATTATAAATCTGCTTGTTACTAAAAAGCTTAGTGAAAAAACGCGGTTATTCTGAAAGCTGCCGATCGTGTGAGTTAAAATCCTGGTATCTTCAATAACTATCTACGCAGAACGCCCCCGAAAAAGCGATCGCATCATGTATCATCGTTAATTTAGTGAGATAATTTAACATAAGTTTGACGAAGCTTAAAAGCGACGAGGGTAAAACTTGTAAGCTTATATATTATTAGTTACGTTATCAACACAAATAATTAAGACGATGAAGCAATTGAGTAACCTAGATAGAATTTTAGATGCAGCAATGGAGCTGCCTTTAGAGCAGCAAGAAATGCTGGTTCAAATTCTCAAAAACCGAATTATTGAAAGTCGGCGAGATGAAATTGCCTCAGATGCAGCAGCTTCCATTGCTGAATTTCAAGCAGGTAAGCTCAAAGTCCAGACTGCTGCCGAAGCAATTCAAGAATTACGGGAAACCCAAATGCAGCCGATGATGTGAGTTAAAATCCTGATATCTTTGATAACTACTCACGCAGACAGCCTCCGAAAAAGCGATCGCTATGCTTCAGTATCCCCATCTCGAACAATCGCTAAAATATCACTTCGGTTATGACCAATTCCGCCCCGGACAACGGCAAATTATCGAAGATGCGCTGCAAAATCGAGATTTAATGGTTGTGATGCCAACTGGTGGGGGGAAATCTCTGTGTTTTCAGCTACCAGCGTTGTTAAAAAATGGACTAACGGTGGTGGTGTCGCCGTTAATTGCTTTGATGCAAGACCAAGTGGAAGCACTGCGAAATAATAATATTAACGCCACATTTCTCAATAGCAGCTTAAATGCTTACAAGGTGCGATCGCGAGAAGAAGCCATCCTCAGTGGTAAAGTAAAATTGCTCTACGTCGCCCCTGAACGTCTCCTGAGTGAAAGATTTCTCCCGTTTCTCGATTTAGTTAAAGAAAAAATTGGTATTTCTAGCTTTGCTATTGATGAAGCGCACTGCGTTTCGGAATGGGGACACGATTTTCGTCCAGAATATCGCCAGTTGAAATCTCTCAGGAAACGCTATCCTGATGTCCCTACCGTCGCCCTTACCGCCACAGCAACCGATCGCGTGCGTGCTGATATTATTCAACAATTAGGGCTAAAGCAACCAAGCATTCATCTTGCCAGCTTTAATCGTGAAAATCTTTATTACGAAGTCCGTCCGAAAACGAAATATGCTTACGCTGAATTGTTAGAACTAATTCGAGAAACTGAAGGTTCGACAATTATTTATTCTTTAACTCGTAAAAAAGTTGATGAACTCACTTTTAAACTGCAAAATGATAAAGTTGGTGTTCTGCCTTATCACGCCGGATTAACTGATGAAGAACGTAGTAGTAATCAAACACGATTTATTCGAGATGATGTCCGGGTGATGGTGGCAACAGTTGCCTTTGGGATGGGAATTAATAAACCCGATGTGCGGCTGGTAGTTCACTTTGATATGCCTAGAAATATAGAAAGTTATTATCAAGAATCGGGTAGAGCCGGGAGAGATGGAGAACCATCTCGATGTACAATATTTTTCAGTTTTGGTGATGTTAAAACAATTGAATGGAGTATCGATCAAAAAACTGATCCTCAAGAACAGTTAATTGCTAAACAACAATTGCGGCAGATGATCGATTACGCTGAAGGCACTGATTGTCGGCGAACGATTCAACTGGGTTATTTTGGCGAAAGGTTTCCTGGAAATTGCGGTAACTGTGACAATTGTCGTCATCCTAAACCCATGCAAGATTGGACAATTGAAGCCATGAAGTTTTTATCTTGTGTGGCGCGTTGCAAAGAAAGATTTGGGATGGTACACATAATTGATGTGTTGCGGGGGGCAAAAAAAGACAAAATTATCCAGTACGAACACGATAAACTTTCTACCTATGGTATTGGTAAAGATAGAACTGTAGATGAATGGCGAATGTTGGGGCGATCGCTTTTACATCAAGGGTTAATAGAACAAACTAGCGATGGTTACTCAGTTTTAAAACTAAATGCCCACAGTTGGGAAGTAATGCGAAAACAACGTACAGTTTCGCTAGCTGTAACCACAGTCCAAAAGATTACCTGGGAACCGGAGAATGAAAAGGCAGAAGTTGCAGAAATATTATTACAGAAGTTGCGATCGCTACGCAAACAATTAGCTGATGAGCAATCTGTACCACCTTACGTCATCTTCCACGATTCCACTTTAAAATTGATGGTACAGGTGCAACCCCAAAACTTAGCTGAATTTGCCAAACTTTCTGGTGTAGGTAGTCACAAACTCGCTCAATATGGTGAAAAGTTTATTACAGAAATTCGCGCCTACCGCCAAGAAAAAGGTTTGCAAAATAAATCTGTTACTTCGGTATCTTCTGCTAAGTCATCTTCTTCTTACACCGAATTACAGACATTACAATTACATCAACAAGGTTTAAATATCGCTCAAATTGCCCAAAAACGCAACCTTAGCCCAGCAACAGTTAGCAGTCATTTAGAAAAACTAATTGAAAAAAATCAGCCAGTTGATTTAAATCAATTAGTACCTTTAGAACATCAACAAAAAATTTGGCAAGTTTTAGAAGTACTCGGTGATATTTCCCTGACTCCCATTAAAGAACAACTAGGCGAAAGCTACACTTTTGATGAAATTCGCTTAGTGCGGTGTAAGTGGCGGCGCGAAAATCGCAAATGATAATTGAAGAAGAATACAGAATACAGAATCAATTAGTATGATTCATAAATTCTGTTTTATTAAAATGCAAAAGCCAGATTAAAGGAGTTAGGCGATGAGTCAGATGCTTAATACAGGAGTACGTTGGACAACTCAGGATGTGGAATTATTACCAGAAAATGAAGGGACGCGCTACGAGATAGTTGATGGAGAATTATTTATGACCAGGGCACCTCACTTTAAACATCAGCAAACTTGTGGCAAGATTTTTCGACAACTTGATATTTGGTCAGATTCTACTGGTTTAGGAGAAGCTGTAATTAACCCTGGCGTTTTGTTTTCAGAATCAGATAATGTGATTCCTGATGTAGTTTGGGCTACTAAAGAAACCTTGGGGCTAACATTGGATGAAGCGGGACATTTAACTGGCGCACCAGATTTAGTAGTCGAAGTCTTGTCTGCTAGCAACGAAGACCTAAGACGAGATAAGGAAGCTAAACTTAAACTTTATTCTTCCAGAGGAGTAAAAGAATATTGGATTGCTGATTGGCGATCGCGTAAACTAGAGGTCTATCGGCGCGAACAAAGTCAACTTAAATTGGTAGCAACTTTATTTAGTAGTGATAATCTAATTTCTCCACTATTGCCTAGTTTTAACTGTACTGTAGACCAGTTTTTTCCTGTATAAATTTTAGGTTAAATGGAAAAACAAATCTCAACTAACGCATTAACTAAAGTCCAGGTACTGATTATGGCGACCGCAGCTGGTGTCTGTGTTGCTAACATCTGCAATTACCATTTAAGTAAAAAGCTCAACAATGGTTCAACTTATTCAAGGAAAAGATATCACCCTAGCCCAACTCATCGATGAATTTGGTCTACACTTTGCAGACGACGAACTTTTTTTTTCAGAGTGGCAGCAAGATTTACCTGAGTTGAGTGATTTAGAAAAGCAATCTCTCAACGAAGTCAAGACAGAATATTTGCATCTCTCGAAATATCCTATTTTAGAACCTGTAGTCAAAATGGTAGTGCTATCTCCACTATTGCGCCTAGCAGGTTTTTATCAACCGCCTTTCTACATGTCCTCAGAACAAGAGGTCAGAATTTCTTCTGAAGACGAAGGCATGATTATCAGAGGACGTATTGACATCTTGGTGTTCCATCCTCCACTTTGGGTTCTCGTTATTGAAGCAAAACGAGCAGATTACTCGTTAGTGCCAGCAATTCCCCAGGCATTGGCTTATATGTTGGCAGATGCAACTTCGGCAAAACCTGTTTTTGGGTTTGTCACCAATGGTAATGAATTTAGATTTATCAAACTGCTAAAAACTGAAACTCCACAATACGCTCTATCTGATTTGTTTGCTTTAGATAGTCGTGATGATATATATATTGTCTTGAAAGTGTTAAAACACTTAGCTCATTTAATTCGCAATTCGTAATCTTGTAGGGTGTTTTATGCCATTGGCTAACGCACTATACCAAAACCAAACTAGCTTGGACTTCATAATTTTTAATTTTTAATTTTTAATTGTTTATGCCCCAGTATCAATATCAAGTCGGTGGTAGTCTTCCTCAAAATGCGCCAACTTATGTTAGACGGCAAGCTGACCATGATCTCTATGAAGGCTTGAAGGCTGGGAATTTTTGTTATGTACTCAATTCTCGCCAGATGGGGAAATCTAGCTTGCGGGTGCAGGTAATGCAGCAGTTGCAAACGGGAGCATCCCAAATGTGTAAAAACATATTTTGTCATTGCGAGCGTAATGAAATGAAGCGAAGCAATCGCAGCCGCTAGACTTTGCGATTGCTTCATTCCGCTTCGCTCCATTCGCAATGACTAGTTCTAATTGGTAAATTTGCAAAATTGGGATGCTCCCGTTGCAAACTGAGGGATTTGCTTGTGCTGCTGTTGATATTACAGCTATTGGTACGGCGGATATTACGCCAGAACAGTGGTATGCCGGGGTGATTGATACTCTGGTGGGAAGTTTTAATATTTATACAACTTTTGATTTAGATACTTGGTGGACTGATAACGCTTTGCTTTCACCAGTGCAGCACTTGAGCAAGTTTATTGAAACGATTTTACTAAAAAGAATTACTGAAAAGATTGTTATTTCTATTGATGAAATTGACAGCATTCTGAGTCTTTCATTTAACTTAGATGACTTTTTTGCAGTTATCCGCGATTGCTACAACCGACGAGCAGACCATCCTGAATATAACCGCCTCACCTTTGCTTTGATTGGCGTATCTACACCTTCAGATTTGATTCAAGACAAACGCCGGACTGTCTAAGTGAACAATTTATTGTTGAAGAGTTAGAATCTCTATAAATAATCAAAGTAGATGATGAAATAAATATGAGTGGACTATTAGAAGCTGTAGACAAAATTAGAGTCAGACCTGGAGTTTAAATATAGGGGCAGGGCGTAGGCGTAGCCCGTCGTAGACATCGCTTGGTAATGAAAAGGTGCAATTCAAGTTCTGATCTCGGTGTTTCAAGTTCCAAACACCAATGACCGAGTAAAAAGGTCGAAGTTCCGAGTTCTGAACACCAACGGCCGAGCAAAAAGGTCGAACTTCCGAGTTCCAAACAAGAATGGCCGAGTAAAAAGGTCGAACTTCCGAGTTCCAAACAAGAATGGTCGAGTAAAAAGGTCGAAGTTCCGAGTTCTGAACACCAACGTCCGAGTAAAAAGGTCGAAGTTCCAAGTTAAACCTCCGGTTCGACTCCCAGCGCTTTTAACTGGGCTGCTAATCTCTCTGCACGCTGGCGTTCTTTTGCTGCTAACTCCAAACCCCACAGTAATAATTCGCCGTTGTCATCCCACCAACGTAACCAATAACCTGTGCGATTTTCTCGGCTTCCTTGCCATACGCCTAAAAACAAGTTCATTTCGGCAATACAGTGACGATTATTTGCATCTGGTGTTTGCAGTTGATAATTTCCTAAATCATCTCGCCGATAAACTTCTAAGACTCCGCCATCTGGTTCAAAAATGGCATAGTTCGGCACTTGTAAAATCTGCTCATAATAAAACCATTTACCAGGGGGATAGGTCGGTTTACTAGAATACTCTCCACCTTCTGTATCTGAGAGAAATTCCATCACAATTACGGGAATATCACCTTGGAGCCGTGGCGTATAACTGCGCTTCACTTCTTCTCGTGAGACTCGAATCGATGATACATATCCCCAATCTGGTGCTTTAACCACAAATCGATTATTTAAGGTGGCGCAGATACCGTAGTTAGTGATGGTTAAAGCATCGGCAGGTAATCTGCTGGCAAGTTCTAAGCTTTCTGTTAAAGCAGCAGCCAAGAGTGGCTGATTAATGTTATCCACTGGTTCGTCGTCTAAAACAAAATCATCAGGTAACTTTTCCCAGGTGACATTATGAGTGGCTGCATTGGCTAGCATAATCAGAATATCTCAAGTACAAATTCAATTTCTAATGACCCGATTAAAAAATTGCATACCGCGTTACTCCTGAGCAAGGGTTCGCACTTCTTCCACTGACAATCCCAAAGCTTGGGCAATCTGTTCGATGCTCAAATTCATTTGCAATAATCGGGGTATGGCATCTCTTCTGGCTTGTTCTGCAAGTTCCGCCCGTTGTCGTTCTTGTTCGACGTTGCGAGAAATTTCTGTGTAAGTTAAAAACCGTTCTCCATCAGGGCGATATAGTTGGAGAGTCTCTGTTGATAAAGCAAAGCGAATTTTTAAACGGGGACTCACCCAATCTGCCATTTGGGGGATGACATCTAAACCATCTTCGCTACGCAACCATCCACGCAAATTATTTCGCTCAGGATCGTAAATGTAGTACTCTTCCACGCCATAGCGATCGTAGAAAAGTAATTTCTTATCCATTTCAGTTTGGGTGTTGCTCGGAGAAAGAATTTCAAACACCACTTGTGGTGCAATTCCCTCCTCTTTCCATTGTTGATAACAAAGGCGATGTCTACGACGGGCTACGCCTACGCCCTTTGGTCTACCCAATACCACCAGCACATCTGGGGCATTAACAATTTTGTTACGTCCCTCTACTGGATACCAAAATAAATCCCCGGCGACAAATACATTTGGATCGTCGGCAAATAGCCAATCTAAATTCTGCTTAATTTCTACAATCCAGCCAAACTGTATGGTATTGTTAGCAACTGGTTGTCCGTCACTATCTGGGTAGATGACCTCTGGCTGGGTCGGCGGTTGGATTTGCGATACCATAGCTTCGCCCTCAGAAGGATATTTAATCGGGATGCTTCCAAATTAGCAGACTCTTAAGTATGTCTGCGGCATGAATCTGGAACGATAACTCAATATAACAGTACTATTGTTCTACAATAAACCGATTAAAGATAGTATTATTAAGGACTGTTTCATAAGAAACTCCTTCTTCGCCGCCCAATATGTCAGACAAACAGCTAGCAGCATCCTTGAATGGACATCTTCCCAACCCCAGCCACAACAGCCAGAATACCATTCGGATTCGGGGTGCTAGGCAGCATAATCTGAAAAATATTGACTTGGAATTGCCACGCGATCGCCTAATCGTATTT encodes the following:
- a CDS encoding Uma2 family endonuclease, whose protein sequence is MVSQIQPPTQPEVIYPDSDGQPVANNTIQFGWIVEIKQNLDWLFADDPNVFVAGDLFWYPVEGRNKIVNAPDVLVVLGRPKGVGVARRRHRLCYQQWKEEGIAPQVVFEILSPSNTQTEMDKKLLFYDRYGVEEYYIYDPERNNLRGWLRSEDGLDVIPQMADWVSPRLKIRFALSTETLQLYRPDGERFLTYTEISRNVEQERQRAELAEQARRDAIPRLLQMNLSIEQIAQALGLSVEEVRTLAQE